A stretch of Candidatus Baltobacteraceae bacterium DNA encodes these proteins:
- the ubiE gene encoding bifunctional demethylmenaquinone methyltransferase/2-methoxy-6-polyprenyl-1,4-benzoquinol methylase UbiE, giving the protein MASTHIPPHQTDKGVFVREMFARIAPHYDRTNRVLTAGMDESWRKRAIAILRPPHAGRILDLCCGTGDVVFHLLRTDPSLAVTGVDFTAPMLDVARQRAAHEARGSASFVEGDVMALAFEDGAFDGATMGFSLRNVVDIDATLREVRRVLKPGARFVNLDVSKAPNRIWKACFDLYFYKMVPLVGGLVGGSKQAYTYLPNSLTHHPNAEALRERFERAGFTDANYLPLMGGAIAVHYGTAP; this is encoded by the coding sequence ATGGCCTCGACCCACATTCCGCCGCACCAGACCGACAAGGGCGTGTTCGTTCGCGAGATGTTCGCGCGCATCGCTCCGCATTACGATCGCACCAATCGCGTGCTTACGGCCGGGATGGACGAGTCGTGGCGCAAGCGAGCGATTGCGATCCTGCGGCCCCCGCACGCCGGCCGCATCCTGGACCTCTGCTGCGGCACGGGCGACGTCGTCTTCCACTTATTGCGCACCGATCCGTCGCTCGCGGTTACCGGCGTGGACTTCACCGCACCGATGCTCGACGTCGCTCGCCAACGCGCCGCGCACGAGGCTCGCGGGAGCGCCTCGTTCGTGGAAGGTGACGTGATGGCGCTCGCGTTCGAAGATGGAGCGTTCGACGGCGCGACGATGGGCTTCAGCCTGCGCAACGTGGTCGATATCGATGCGACGCTGCGCGAGGTTCGACGCGTGCTCAAGCCCGGCGCGCGCTTCGTGAACCTGGACGTAAGCAAGGCCCCCAACCGCATTTGGAAGGCGTGCTTCGATCTCTATTTCTACAAGATGGTGCCGCTCGTCGGCGGTCTCGTGGGCGGTTCGAAGCAAGCGTATACGTATCTGCCGAACTCGCTCACGCATCATCCCAACGCCGAGGCGCTGCGCGAGCGTTTCGAGCGCGCGGGTTTTACCGACGCGAACTATCTCCCGCTCATGGGCGGCGCGATCGCCGTGCACTACGGAACCGCCCCGTGA
- a CDS encoding phospholipase D-like domain-containing protein: MIALASTGGMLAAMGSACRIELSAYTLRPGRVLDALEGAARRGARVTVRLEGRPYGDAGGALAAANARGVAELRRLGADAKLVDANDGDGAPLHMKAAICDRDLFLDDRNWPDDGTDTIVRDTFSSDVRAVRDALDGRAPRWSPVFSTTKAASLRLETQLLRAAARARTVEVASESFGAGSGVYGQLERLAKEGVRCRLLVADRERRESAREALALERLARAGVEVRTGSFDEKFAIVDSRRAWVGSTNATSPYYDANQRDWGLRTDRSAVVSEIENRFEREWALAADFSAK; this comes from the coding sequence ATGATCGCGCTCGCTTCAACCGGCGGCATGTTGGCGGCGATGGGTTCGGCCTGCCGAATCGAGCTGAGCGCCTATACCCTGCGTCCGGGCCGGGTCCTCGATGCGCTCGAAGGAGCCGCCCGCCGTGGCGCGCGCGTCACCGTTCGCCTCGAAGGGAGGCCGTACGGCGACGCAGGCGGCGCACTGGCGGCTGCGAACGCGCGCGGCGTTGCGGAATTACGCCGCCTCGGTGCCGACGCGAAACTCGTCGATGCGAACGACGGCGACGGGGCGCCGCTCCACATGAAGGCCGCGATCTGCGACCGCGACCTGTTCCTCGACGATCGCAATTGGCCCGACGACGGAACCGACACGATCGTGCGCGACACGTTTTCTTCCGACGTGCGCGCCGTGCGGGACGCACTCGACGGCCGCGCGCCGCGTTGGTCGCCGGTTTTTAGCACGACTAAAGCCGCTTCGCTCCGCCTCGAAACGCAGCTCCTGCGCGCCGCTGCGCGCGCGCGGACGGTCGAGGTTGCGAGCGAGTCGTTCGGCGCGGGCAGCGGCGTCTACGGCCAGCTCGAGCGTCTCGCGAAAGAAGGCGTGCGGTGCCGTCTCCTGGTCGCCGATCGCGAGCGCCGCGAAAGCGCGCGCGAGGCATTGGCCCTCGAGCGGTTGGCGCGCGCCGGTGTGGAGGTTCGCACGGGCAGCTTCGACGAGAAGTTTGCGATCGTCGACTCACGCCGGGCGTGGGTCGGCTCGACGAACGCCACCTCGCCGTATTACGATGCAAACCAGCGCGATTGGGGTCTACGCACCGATCGGAGCGCCGTGGTCTCGGAGATTGAGAAT
- the tatC gene encoding twin-arginine translocase subunit TatC, with protein sequence MLAQREAPASETGGWDQKEMSFTEHLRELRKRLLISFGTVIVLAVALFWPAQHIIPWMAQAYFHGVRLHAFGPADVIFTEFKLSIYMAIVLGLPVILYQVWMFIVPAFHPRTRHMVYAYVAPSIVLAAIGIAFAHFVVLPRVVHALLSITSAVAEPTFGIESTLNFILILLLAFALIFQTPVVMLALARIGIINSLMLRKYRKHAIFGFFVFGAIIAPDGNPLTMALIAGPMYVLYEISLWIIAVLEKSWRAERASY encoded by the coding sequence ATGCTCGCGCAACGGGAAGCTCCCGCGTCCGAGACCGGCGGCTGGGATCAAAAAGAGATGAGTTTTACGGAGCACCTGCGGGAGCTCCGTAAACGTCTGTTGATCTCGTTCGGCACGGTCATCGTGCTCGCCGTCGCGCTTTTTTGGCCCGCGCAGCACATCATCCCCTGGATGGCCCAGGCGTACTTTCACGGAGTGCGGCTGCACGCATTCGGACCCGCCGACGTGATCTTCACCGAGTTCAAGCTCTCCATTTACATGGCGATCGTGCTGGGGCTGCCCGTCATCCTCTATCAGGTTTGGATGTTCATCGTCCCGGCCTTCCATCCCCGAACCCGGCACATGGTCTACGCGTACGTCGCGCCGTCGATCGTGCTCGCGGCGATTGGCATCGCCTTCGCGCATTTCGTGGTTCTGCCGCGCGTCGTCCACGCGCTCTTAAGCATCACGAGCGCCGTCGCCGAGCCGACATTCGGCATCGAATCCACGCTCAATTTTATCTTGATCCTCCTGCTCGCATTCGCGCTCATCTTCCAAACGCCGGTCGTCATGCTGGCGCTCGCGCGAATCGGCATCATCAACAGCCTCATGCTGCGCAAATACCGCAAGCACGCGATCTTCGGTTTCTTCGTTTTCGGTGCGATCATCGCGCCCGACGGGAACCCGCTGACGATGGCGCTCATCGCGGGCCCGATGTACGTGCTCTACGAAATCAGCCTCTGGATCATCGCCGTGCTTGAGAAGTCGTGGCGCGCCGAGCGCGCATCGTACTAA
- a CDS encoding polyprenyl synthetase family protein, giving the protein MIERARNDASMYTLVEEFFRNEFATDNPLITEAIKRMLAAGGKRLRPRLTLLASEANGGDAAEHLQLAAYMELIHVATLIHDDVVDNAQTRRGVNATAVDYGNRISVLAGDYLFAWIFKNVTAQYPHPIPNILSATLADICDGEVLQLRALANLDLPVAAYVEIVMKKTASLFAASAECGAIMAGASALHVKALRDFGLYYGIAFQMQDDLLDVTADARTIGKPVGNDLQERKMTIPLILALASGDSDFRSLVERFYSGDDEDSVPAIVTGIASHGGIERTREQIAQYAERAKLSLAPLENGAAKAELANLADALAVLA; this is encoded by the coding sequence GTGATCGAACGCGCCCGCAACGACGCGAGCATGTACACGCTCGTCGAAGAGTTCTTCCGCAACGAGTTCGCGACCGACAATCCGCTCATTACCGAGGCGATCAAACGCATGCTGGCCGCCGGCGGCAAACGCCTGCGCCCGCGATTGACGTTGCTAGCCTCCGAGGCCAACGGCGGCGACGCGGCCGAGCATTTGCAGCTGGCCGCGTATATGGAATTGATTCACGTCGCAACGCTCATCCACGACGACGTGGTCGACAACGCGCAGACGCGGCGCGGCGTCAACGCCACCGCCGTCGACTACGGCAACCGCATCAGCGTGCTAGCCGGCGACTATCTCTTCGCGTGGATATTCAAAAACGTTACCGCGCAGTACCCGCATCCGATACCGAACATCCTCTCCGCGACCCTGGCCGATATCTGCGACGGCGAAGTCTTACAACTGCGCGCGCTTGCCAATCTGGATCTGCCGGTGGCCGCCTACGTTGAAATCGTGATGAAAAAGACCGCTTCGCTCTTTGCGGCATCCGCCGAGTGCGGAGCGATTATGGCGGGCGCGAGCGCGCTGCACGTAAAAGCGCTGCGCGATTTCGGGCTCTATTACGGCATCGCATTCCAAATGCAGGACGATCTGCTCGACGTCACCGCCGACGCTCGCACGATCGGCAAACCCGTCGGCAACGATCTGCAAGAGCGCAAGATGACGATTCCATTAATTCTCGCGCTCGCGTCCGGCGACAGCGATTTCCGCTCGCTCGTCGAACGTTTCTACTCGGGAGACGACGAGGATTCGGTTCCGGCGATCGTAACCGGAATTGCGAGCCACGGAGGCATCGAGCGCACGCGCGAGCAGATCGCGCAGTACGCCGAGCGCGCCAAACTCTCGCTCGCACCGCTGGAGAACGGCGCGGCGAAGGCCGAACTCGCAAACCTTGCCGACGCGCTCGCCGTTCTAGCATAG
- a CDS encoding twin-arginine translocase TatA/TatE family subunit yields the protein MTFHPILAFLSPEIIGIIVIGAVVLFGADKLPKLARSAGQAKKEFVLGQAEADEAATRVREEARLRNDAAAADPMKNVTETSLAGENVPPPTPGKGTPSS from the coding sequence ATGACCTTCCATCCGATTCTCGCCTTTCTGAGCCCGGAGATCATCGGGATCATCGTGATCGGCGCGGTGGTGCTCTTCGGCGCCGACAAGCTGCCGAAGCTCGCGCGCAGCGCCGGCCAGGCCAAGAAAGAGTTCGTGCTCGGCCAGGCCGAGGCGGACGAAGCCGCGACGCGCGTGCGCGAAGAGGCCCGTTTGCGTAACGATGCCGCTGCCGCGGATCCGATGAAGAACGTCACCGAGACGTCGCTCGCCGGCGAAAACGTTCCGCCGCCGACGCCCGGCAAGGGCACGCCGAGCAGCTGA